In Acidobacteriota bacterium, a single window of DNA contains:
- a CDS encoding prolyl oligopeptidase family serine peptidase has protein sequence MKIKRLVASLYVVAFAAAALIYFVGVHRAEAQQSGFTIEQVLSSPFPSELIAAPTGERIAWVFDAEGKRNIWVADGPEFKARQLTQFNEDTGQELTELQFTHDGEWIVFVRGGSANSAGEIPNPTSDPAGASEAIHAVSVKDGRVIRLAEGASPVVSPTDKRVVFSKDRQIHIVEIVDGSEPHQLFVARGLNITPQWSPDGKQLAFNSSRSDHSFIAIYDFEKQTIRYIAPSVDRDSAPRWSLDGKKIAFIRQPARGNAPRTMMQDAPDPWAIWVADAASSNLSGSAKEIWHSGNQPQDSPPRMAGENLLQWAADNRLVFASEMDGWMRLYSIAASGGEVKALTPASCEWESMSLTPDKRTIVYSSNCGDIDRRHLTVASVSQASVQTISTKGGGIEWSPVVTGTGKRLAYFSSSASSPGQLVVITPSQGVEKITGKETASELQLKLPISFPKEFPENKLVTPQQVIFKAADGQEIHGQLFLPKDAKPTDKLPAVIFSHGGPMRQMMLGWHNMYYYHNAYGFNQFLASRGYAVLSVNYRLGIGYGRAFRQAKNGGGRGASEYQDILAGAMYLRSRADIDPARIGLWGGSYGGYLTALGLARNSDLFAAGVDLHGVHDWSVRLSNATWIEYGNRDAVKIALESSPVASVEKWRSPVLFIHGDDDRNVAFSQTVDLVRRLRELKVPHEVIVFPDEIHDFLLHRTWVQIYKAAFDFFERNLKTAKPKTAKVDTLIRGGSVIDGSGSAATKADVGITGDRITFVGDASVAGIEAERVIDATGLIVSPGFIDPHTHADEDIFNPQRNANLAFLTQGVTTVFIGSDGRSKIPLGQALRQLDAQKIGTNVASFVGQGAVRSAVMGMSDAAPTAEQLAKMKALVRQGMEEGAIGLSTGLYYAPGSYSKTEEVIELAKVAAQFGGVYDTHQRDESSYTIGLLGSIAEVLRIGREAHIPVHISHIKALGADVWGQSTQAIEMINRARAEGINATANQYPYIASGTGLGASLLPRWAEAGGRAEFLKRVDDPTIRPKLIAEMEQNLKRRGGANTLLLHSNDRTLNNKRLDEIAKARGKSPVETALDILKVTSPGATSFNMIESDIENFMKQPWVMTGSDGSGGHPRKWGNYPRKIREYVINRKVISMERMIQASSAQVAETFHLKDRGKLAAGNFADVIVFDPKTITDRSTYEQPELQAEGLRYIWVNGKLELEGGKYNGVLAGRTLRRPISGE, from the coding sequence ATGAAGATCAAACGACTTGTCGCTTCGTTGTACGTTGTAGCCTTCGCGGCTGCCGCACTGATTTATTTTGTCGGCGTTCATCGCGCCGAGGCGCAACAAAGCGGGTTCACGATTGAACAGGTGTTGAGTTCGCCTTTCCCCTCCGAACTGATCGCGGCTCCGACCGGCGAGCGCATCGCGTGGGTGTTTGACGCCGAAGGGAAACGCAACATCTGGGTCGCCGACGGGCCGGAGTTCAAAGCGCGACAACTGACGCAGTTCAACGAAGACACGGGCCAGGAATTGACCGAACTGCAATTCACGCACGACGGAGAATGGATTGTGTTTGTGCGCGGCGGCAGCGCCAATTCGGCGGGCGAAATTCCCAACCCGACCAGCGATCCGGCGGGCGCTTCGGAAGCCATTCACGCCGTTTCGGTCAAAGATGGTCGCGTCATTCGTTTGGCCGAAGGCGCTTCGCCCGTGGTGTCGCCTACGGACAAGCGCGTCGTGTTCAGCAAGGATCGCCAGATTCACATCGTCGAAATCGTGGATGGTTCCGAACCGCATCAACTGTTCGTCGCGCGCGGATTGAACATCACGCCGCAGTGGTCGCCCGACGGAAAACAACTGGCGTTCAACAGTTCGCGCAGCGATCACAGCTTCATTGCCATTTACGATTTTGAAAAGCAGACGATTCGCTACATCGCGCCTTCGGTGGACAGAGATTCCGCGCCGCGCTGGTCTTTGGATGGAAAGAAGATTGCGTTTATTCGCCAACCGGCGCGCGGCAACGCTCCGCGCACAATGATGCAGGATGCGCCCGATCCGTGGGCGATTTGGGTCGCCGACGCGGCTTCCAGCAATTTGAGCGGCTCTGCCAAAGAAATCTGGCATAGCGGCAACCAACCACAGGATTCTCCGCCGCGCATGGCGGGCGAGAATTTGCTGCAATGGGCTGCGGATAATCGGCTGGTCTTCGCTTCGGAAATGGACGGTTGGATGCGGCTGTATTCAATCGCGGCCAGCGGCGGCGAAGTAAAAGCGTTAACTCCGGCTTCCTGTGAGTGGGAAAGCATGTCGCTAACGCCAGATAAACGAACAATCGTTTATTCCTCGAATTGTGGTGACATTGACCGACGACATCTAACCGTCGCATCCGTTTCTCAGGCAAGCGTCCAAACTATTTCAACAAAGGGTGGTGGAATTGAATGGAGTCCGGTTGTTACTGGAACCGGAAAGCGCCTTGCATACTTTTCTTCTTCAGCATCTTCTCCTGGCCAACTTGTCGTCATCACCCCATCGCAAGGCGTTGAAAAGATAACGGGCAAAGAAACTGCGAGCGAGCTACAACTCAAACTGCCAATTTCATTTCCCAAAGAATTTCCTGAAAATAAGCTGGTCACGCCACAGCAAGTCATTTTCAAAGCCGCCGATGGACAGGAAATTCATGGCCAGTTATTCCTTCCAAAAGACGCCAAACCTACAGACAAATTACCTGCGGTGATCTTCTCGCACGGTGGCCCGATGCGGCAGATGATGCTGGGTTGGCACAATATGTACTACTACCACAACGCTTACGGCTTCAATCAGTTTTTGGCGAGCCGTGGCTACGCGGTGTTGTCGGTCAATTACCGGCTGGGCATTGGCTACGGCAGAGCCTTTCGCCAGGCGAAAAATGGCGGCGGGCGTGGCGCTTCGGAATACCAGGACATTCTGGCCGGAGCAATGTATTTGCGGTCGCGCGCGGACATTGATCCGGCTCGGATTGGGTTGTGGGGCGGAAGCTACGGCGGATATTTGACAGCGTTGGGGCTGGCGCGCAATTCGGATTTATTTGCCGCCGGCGTGGATTTGCACGGCGTTCACGATTGGTCTGTGCGGTTGTCAAACGCGACCTGGATTGAATATGGCAACCGCGATGCAGTGAAAATTGCGTTGGAATCTTCGCCGGTGGCTTCGGTCGAAAAATGGCGCTCGCCAGTGTTGTTCATCCATGGCGACGACGACCGCAACGTTGCGTTTTCGCAAACTGTGGATTTGGTGCGCCGGTTGCGCGAACTGAAAGTGCCGCACGAAGTCATTGTCTTCCCCGACGAAATTCATGATTTTCTGCTCCATCGCACGTGGGTCCAAATTTACAAAGCGGCGTTTGATTTCTTTGAACGCAACCTGAAAACGGCCAAGCCCAAAACTGCCAAGGTAGACACGTTGATTCGCGGCGGTTCGGTGATTGACGGTTCCGGCTCTGCGGCCACCAAAGCTGATGTAGGCATCACGGGCGACCGCATTACTTTTGTCGGCGATGCCTCGGTTGCAGGCATTGAAGCCGAGCGTGTGATTGATGCGACAGGCTTGATCGTGTCACCCGGCTTCATTGATCCGCATACCCATGCTGACGAAGACATTTTCAATCCTCAACGAAACGCGAATCTGGCATTTCTGACCCAAGGCGTCACCACCGTGTTCATCGGCAGCGATGGCCGCAGCAAAATTCCGTTGGGCCAGGCCTTGCGCCAACTTGATGCGCAAAAGATCGGCACCAACGTCGCCTCTTTCGTCGGCCAGGGAGCCGTTCGCTCCGCCGTCATGGGGATGAGTGATGCTGCGCCGACGGCGGAACAGCTAGCGAAAATGAAAGCGCTGGTGCGTCAGGGAATGGAAGAAGGCGCAATCGGGCTTTCGACAGGGCTGTATTACGCGCCGGGCAGTTATTCCAAAACCGAAGAGGTGATCGAACTGGCCAAAGTTGCGGCGCAGTTCGGCGGCGTGTACGACACGCATCAACGCGATGAAAGCTCCTACACCATCGGCCTGCTCGGTTCGATAGCCGAAGTCTTGCGCATTGGCCGCGAAGCCCACATTCCCGTCCACATTTCGCACATCAAAGCCCTGGGCGCGGACGTCTGGGGACAAAGCACGCAGGCCATCGAGATGATCAATCGCGCTCGCGCTGAAGGCATCAACGCGACGGCGAATCAATATCCGTACATCGCCTCGGGCACGGGACTGGGCGCGTCGCTGTTGCCTCGTTGGGCAGAAGCGGGCGGCAGAGCTGAATTCCTGAAACGCGTGGATGATCCGACCATTCGTCCCAAACTGATCGCTGAAATGGAACAGAACCTGAAACGGCGCGGCGGCGCAAACACTTTGTTGTTGCACAGCAACGACCGAACGCTGAACAACAAACGCCTGGACGAAATCGCCAAAGCGCGCGGCAAATCTCCGGTCGAAACCGCGCTCGACATTCTGAAAGTCACCAGTCCCGGCGCGACTTCGTTCAACATGATCGAATCCGACATTGAAAACTTCATGAAACAGCCGTGGGTGATGACCGGCAGTGACGGTTCCGGGGGCCATCCGCGCAAGTGGGGAAATTACCCACGCAAAATCCGCGAATACGTCATCAATCGCAAAGTCATTTCGATGGAGCGCATGATCCAGGCCAGCAGCGCGCAGGTCGCTGAAACCTTCCACCTGAAAGATCGCGGCAAACTGGCCGCAGGCAATTTTGCCGATGTGATTGTGTTCGATCCCAAAACCATCACCGACCGCTCAACTTATGAACAACCGGAACTTCAGGCCGAAGGACTGCGCTACATTTGGGTCAACGGAAAACTGGAACTGGAAGGCGGCAAGTACAACGGTGTGTTGGCCGGGCGAACGCTGCGAAGGCCTATCAGCGGTGAGTAA